From Musa acuminata AAA Group cultivar baxijiao chromosome BXJ3-8, Cavendish_Baxijiao_AAA, whole genome shotgun sequence, one genomic window encodes:
- the LOC135643995 gene encoding deoxymugineic acid synthase 1-B-like — protein sequence MIRIPEVRLSSGGKPMPRIGMGTAVYPFATSEAMHVAILRSIELGYRHFDTAALYQSEEPLGAAIADALRAGTIRSRDELFITSKLWCSDAHPHLVHSALQKTLRNLQLEYLDLYLVHWPVSTRPGKYEIPLAKEDLLPIDMSAVWRAMEECHALGLTKSIGVSNFSSKKLETLLSIAKIPPAVNQVEVNPLWQQQKLREFCVAKGIQVCAYSPLGAKETYWGQNCVMDCGVLKDIAAAKGKTLAQVCLRWVYEQGDCVLVKSFNEERMVENLDILDWELSEEEKHKIGQIPQRKGYAGWDFVSDDGPYKSTAELWDGEI from the exons ATGATTAGGATACCAGAGGTAAGGTTGAGCTCCGGGGGAAAGCCCATGCCGCGTATCGGCATGGGCACGGCGGTGTACCCTTTCGCCACATCCGAAGCCATGCACGTCGCCATTCTCAGGTCCATCGAACTCGGCTACCGCCACTTTGACACCGCTGCGCTCTACCAGTCCGAGGAACCGCTCGGCGCCGCCATCGCCGACGCCCTCCGCGCCGGCACCATCCGCTCCCGCGACGAGCTCTTCATCACCTCCAAGCTGTGGTGCAGCGACGCCCACCCTCATCTTGTCCACTCCGCCCTCCAAAAGACTCTTCG CAACCTGCAGCTGGAGTACCTCGACCTCTACCTCGTACACTGGCCGGTAAGTACAAGGCCGGGAAAGTACGAGATACCGCTGGCGAAAGAGGACCTCTTGCCCATCGACATGAGCGCAGTGTGGAGGGCCATGGAGGAGTGCCACGCTCTCGGGCTAACCAAGTCCATAGGCGTTAGCAACTTCTCCTCCAAGAAGCTGGAAACGCTACTCTCCATTGCCAAGATCCCTCCTGCTGTCAATCAG GTGGAGGTGAACCCTCTGTGGCAACAGCAGAAGCTGAGGGAGTTTTGTGTGGCTAAGGGGATTCAGGTGTGTGCCTACTCGCCCTTGGGGGCCAAAGAAACGTACTGGGGGCAAAACTGTGTCATGGACTGTGGTGTCCTCAAAGACATAGCTGCGGCCAAGGGGAAGACTCTTGCTCAG GTCTGCTTGAGGTGGGTGTACGAGCAAGGAGACTGTGTTCTGGTGAAGAGTTTCAACGAGGAGAGGATGGTGGAAAACCTGGACATACTGGATTGGGAGCTGAGCGAAGAAGAGAAGCATAAGATTGGTCAGATTCCACAGCGCAAAGGGTACGCTGGCTGGGATTTCGTGTCTGATGATGGCCCCTACAAATCCACGGCAGAGCTGTGGGATGGTGAGATATAA